In Methanothermobacter sp., the following are encoded in one genomic region:
- the rpsG gene encoding 30S ribosomal protein S7 has protein sequence MSLVFDKWELEEVKVEDMGLAKYICLDSILVPHTMGRHVKRQFAKSKVSIVERLINKVMRTERNSGKKNKAYKIVKEAFEIISRRTKENPVQILVKAVENTSPREETTRIKYGGIGYQVAVDISPQRRVDLSLGFITKGAMQAAFKNKKSIEECLANEIMLAAEYDTRSFAIQKKEEKERIARSAH, from the coding sequence ATGAGTCTAGTTTTTGATAAATGGGAACTGGAGGAAGTCAAGGTTGAGGATATGGGCCTTGCAAAGTACATATGCCTTGACAGCATCCTGGTTCCCCACACAATGGGAAGACACGTTAAGAGGCAGTTTGCAAAGTCAAAGGTTTCAATAGTTGAGAGACTGATAAACAAGGTTATGAGGACCGAGAGGAACTCAGGTAAAAAGAACAAGGCCTACAAGATAGTTAAGGAGGCCTTTGAAATCATAAGCCGGAGGACCAAGGAGAACCCGGTCCAGATCCTTGTCAAGGCCGTTGAAAACACCTCCCCGCGGGAGGAGACCACAAGGATCAAGTATGGGGGTATAGGTTACCAGGTTGCAGTTGACATATCCCCACAGAGAAGGGTGGACCTGTCCCTCGGATTCATAACCAAGGGTGCAATGCAGGCGGCATTCAAGAACAAGAAATCCATAGAGGAGTGCCTGGCAAACGAGATAATGCTGGCTGCAGAGTATGACACAAGGAGCTTTGCAATCCAGAAGAAGGAAGAGAAAGAAAGGATAGCCAGATCCGCACATTAA
- a CDS encoding elongation factor EF-2 produces the protein MSRRAKMISKIKELMYQPEYIRNIGIVAHIDHGKTTLSDNLLAGAGMISAELAGDQRFLDFDEQEQARGITIDAANVSMVHSYEGDEYLINLIDTPGHVDFGGDVTRAMRAVDGAVVVVCAVEGIMPQTETVLRQALKENVRPVLFINKVDRLINELKLDASELQERFIKIIANANKLIKNMAPEEFRDKWQVRVEDGSVAFGSAYHNWAINVPIMQETGINFNDIYKYCTDDNQKELAQKVPLHQVLLGMVVEHLPSPAKSQAYRVPIIWSGDLESEEGQAMLKTDPEGPLAVMVTDVSIDKHAGEVATGRVYGGTIEKGSEVFLVGSHSKARVQQVGVYMGPERVNTDKVPAGNIVAITGAKNAVAGETICDTGRKIKAFEGLEHISEPVVTVAVEAKNTKDLPKLIEVLRQVGKEDPTVRVEINEETGEHLISGMGELHLEIIAYRINEKGVEIETSEPIVVYRETVSGTAGPVEGKSPNKHNRFYIEIEPVEESVMQAIQEGKIKEGRVKGKEAAKDFIEAGMDKEEARRVWDVYEKNLFINMTRGIQYLDEIKELLLDGFESAMDNGPIAKEKVMGVKIKLMDAKIHEDAVHRGPAQVLPAIRKGIFGAMMSAEPTVLEPIQKVFINVPQDYMGSATREIQNRRGQIVNMTQEGDMVTVESVVPVAEMFGFAGDIRSATEGRCLWSTENAGFEKLPNELQHTIIREVRTRKGLSPEPYRADHYLG, from the coding sequence GTGAGCAGACGTGCAAAAATGATTAGCAAGATTAAGGAGCTCATGTACCAGCCGGAATACATCCGTAACATCGGTATAGTGGCGCACATCGACCATGGTAAAACAACCCTTTCAGACAACCTCCTGGCTGGTGCAGGGATGATCTCCGCTGAACTGGCAGGGGATCAGCGTTTCCTTGACTTCGACGAACAGGAACAGGCAAGGGGTATCACCATTGACGCCGCAAACGTTTCAATGGTCCACTCCTATGAGGGAGACGAATACCTCATCAACCTCATAGACACCCCGGGTCACGTGGACTTCGGGGGTGACGTTACAAGGGCCATGAGGGCTGTGGACGGCGCCGTTGTGGTGGTGTGCGCAGTTGAGGGTATAATGCCCCAGACAGAAACGGTACTCAGACAGGCCCTCAAGGAAAATGTGAGGCCCGTCCTCTTCATCAACAAGGTTGACAGGCTCATAAATGAACTCAAACTGGACGCCAGTGAGCTCCAGGAGAGGTTCATAAAGATCATTGCCAACGCAAACAAACTCATCAAGAACATGGCCCCTGAGGAATTCAGGGACAAATGGCAGGTCCGTGTGGAGGATGGAAGCGTTGCCTTCGGTTCAGCATACCACAACTGGGCCATAAACGTCCCGATAATGCAGGAGACCGGTATAAACTTCAACGACATCTACAAGTACTGTACGGATGACAACCAGAAGGAACTCGCCCAGAAGGTGCCCCTCCACCAGGTGCTCCTGGGAATGGTGGTTGAGCACCTACCAAGCCCTGCCAAGTCCCAGGCATACAGGGTGCCCATAATATGGTCAGGGGACCTTGAGAGCGAGGAAGGACAGGCCATGCTCAAAACAGACCCTGAAGGTCCCCTTGCGGTTATGGTTACAGATGTCAGTATAGACAAACATGCAGGGGAAGTCGCAACCGGACGTGTCTACGGTGGTACCATAGAGAAGGGAAGCGAGGTCTTCCTTGTTGGTTCACACAGCAAGGCACGTGTCCAGCAGGTCGGTGTCTACATGGGACCCGAGAGGGTCAACACCGACAAGGTTCCTGCAGGTAACATAGTCGCAATAACCGGTGCCAAGAACGCTGTTGCAGGTGAAACCATCTGTGACACAGGAAGAAAGATAAAGGCCTTCGAGGGTCTCGAACACATATCAGAACCCGTGGTTACAGTTGCAGTTGAGGCCAAGAATACCAAGGACCTTCCAAAACTCATAGAGGTCCTCAGACAGGTTGGTAAGGAGGACCCAACGGTAAGGGTTGAGATCAACGAGGAGACCGGTGAGCACCTCATATCAGGTATGGGTGAACTCCACCTTGAGATCATAGCCTACAGGATAAACGAGAAGGGTGTTGAGATAGAGACCTCAGAGCCCATAGTGGTTTACAGGGAAACGGTTTCAGGAACCGCGGGTCCAGTTGAGGGTAAATCACCCAACAAGCACAACAGATTCTACATAGAAATTGAACCCGTCGAAGAATCAGTGATGCAGGCGATACAGGAAGGTAAGATAAAGGAGGGTCGCGTCAAGGGTAAAGAAGCCGCTAAGGACTTCATAGAGGCCGGTATGGATAAGGAGGAGGCCAGAAGGGTCTGGGACGTCTATGAGAAGAACCTCTTCATCAACATGACCCGTGGTATCCAGTACCTTGACGAGATAAAGGAACTACTCCTTGATGGTTTCGAAAGTGCAATGGACAACGGCCCCATCGCCAAGGAAAAGGTTATGGGCGTTAAGATAAAGCTCATGGACGCCAAGATCCACGAGGACGCAGTCCACAGGGGTCCGGCCCAGGTCTTACCCGCCATAAGGAAGGGTATATTCGGTGCCATGATGTCTGCCGAGCCCACGGTGCTTGAACCCATACAGAAGGTGTTCATCAACGTGCCCCAGGACTACATGGGAAGCGCAACCCGTGAAATACAGAACAGGCGCGGGCAGATCGTCAACATGACCCAGGAGGGTGACATGGTAACCGTTGAATCTGTGGTGCCTGTGGCAGAGATGTTCGGATTCGCAGGTGATATCAGGTCAGCCACCGAGGGTAGATGTCTCTGGTCAACAGAGAACGCTGGATTCGAGAAACTGCCAAATGAACTGCAGCACACAATAATAAGGGAAGTGAGGACCAGGAAGGGTCTAAGTCCTGAGCCATACAGGGCGGACCACTACCTGGGTTAA